From Pseudorasbora parva isolate DD20220531a chromosome 25, ASM2467924v1, whole genome shotgun sequence, one genomic window encodes:
- the LOC137064383 gene encoding immunoglobulin lambda-like polypeptide 5, with product MKNGPQVVSGSGLPYVWNKLYRPQEDSSLSVPQAEPGQPLYLVKKSNQLLDSSGWIWILYSAVKTFSLVWTPLMVRVKSLPDPLPLNLDGVPIVSLWWTFGGGTKLVIAGPTVKPSVSLLPPSSLQISGDSAALLCLLSSYSPQGALVSWTLDGSEVTEGVLTSAESQQDDGRYSRSSVLTLSKARWEEGEVYVCRVTHDGAPPHEVSFHKSSEC from the exons atGAAGAACGGACCCCAGGTAGTGAGCGGTTCAG GGTTACCATACGTTTGGAACAAACTGTATAGGCCACAAGAGGACAGCAGTCTGTCAGTTCCTCAAGCTGAACCAGGGCAACCTCTTTACCTGGTGAAGAAGTCAAATCAACTTCTGGATTCTTCTGGTTGGATCTGGATCTTGTATTCTGCAGTGAAGACCTTCTCGCTCG TCTGGACTCCACTGATGGTCAGAGTGAAATCACTGCCAGATCCACTGCCACTGAATCTAGATGGAGTTCCA ATTGTATCACTGTGGTGGACATTCGGTGGAGGAACCAAACTGGTGATCG CTGGTCCCACAGTGAAGCCCTCAGTGTCTCTGCTGCCGCCCTCTTCTCTGCAGATCTCTGGAGACTCAGCCGCACTGCTCTGCCTGCTCAGCTCTTACTCTCCACAGGGGGCGCTGGTGAGCTGGACACTGgacgggtcagaggtcaccgaGGGGGTTCTGACCAGCGCAGAGAGCCAGCAGGACGATGGCCGCTACAGCCGCAGTAGCGTCCTGACCCTCAGCAAAGCACGCTGGGAAGAGGGAGAGGTGTACGTCTGCAGAGTAACACATGATGGAGCTCCTCCTCATGAGGTCTCGTTCCACAAGAGCTCTGAGTGCTGA